The following proteins come from a genomic window of Micromonospora zamorensis:
- a CDS encoding crotonase/enoyl-CoA hydratase family protein, translating into MGVRVERAGPVTTVVLDRVAARNAVDGPTARALADAFRAFEADPDAAVAVLWGAGGTFCAGADLKAIGTPSGNRVEPEGDGPMGPTRMTLSKPVIAAISGYAVAGGLELALWCDLRVAESDATLGVFCRRWGVPLIDGGTVRLPRLIGESRAMDLVLTGRPVPADEAYAMGLVNRLVPPGQARAAAEELAAAIARHPQTCLRNDRAALLAGSGRGEPEALATELAYGMDSLATDAAAGAARFAAGAGRHGTMPPGEGPLPAAPGAS; encoded by the coding sequence ATGGGTGTACGGGTGGAGCGTGCCGGGCCGGTGACGACAGTCGTGCTGGATCGGGTGGCGGCTCGCAACGCCGTCGACGGGCCGACGGCTCGGGCGCTGGCCGACGCTTTCCGGGCCTTCGAGGCCGACCCCGACGCGGCGGTGGCAGTGCTCTGGGGCGCCGGTGGCACGTTCTGCGCCGGCGCCGATCTCAAGGCGATCGGCACGCCGAGCGGCAACCGGGTCGAGCCGGAAGGGGACGGGCCGATGGGCCCGACCCGGATGACGCTCAGCAAACCGGTGATCGCGGCGATCTCCGGGTACGCGGTGGCGGGCGGCCTGGAGTTGGCGCTCTGGTGCGACCTGCGGGTCGCCGAGTCCGACGCGACGCTCGGGGTGTTCTGCCGCCGCTGGGGCGTGCCGCTGATCGACGGCGGAACGGTCCGGCTGCCCCGGTTGATCGGCGAGAGCCGGGCGATGGACCTGGTCCTCACCGGCCGCCCGGTGCCGGCCGATGAGGCGTACGCGATGGGGTTGGTCAATCGGTTGGTGCCACCCGGTCAGGCGCGGGCCGCGGCCGAGGAGTTGGCGGCGGCGATCGCCCGGCACCCGCAGACCTGCCTGCGCAACGACCGGGCTGCGCTGCTGGCCGGCAGCGGGCGAGGAGAGCCGGAGGCGCTGGCGACCGAGTTGGCGTACGGGATGGACTCGCTGGCCACGGACGCGGCGGCCGGCGCGGCCCGGTTCGCGGCCGGCGCTGGCCGACACGGCACGATGCCGCCGGGAGAGGGACCCCTCCCGGCGGCACCCGGTGCGAGCTGA
- a CDS encoding discoidin domain-containing protein — translation MSRNGTRRGTPPTGAPTPVPGTTRSGRRRLLSSVLAGMLLVTAPVVTPAAASAAPVSDPVAAAARVAMLAGLSATMTASSYNQNYVASNANDGNASTYWESANNAFPQWIQADLGATVSVDRVVLKLPPASDWQTRTQTLSVLGSTNGSSFTTLKASAGYTFNPASGNTATVSFTAASTRYVRVQVTGNTGWPAAQLSEVEVYGAAGNTDTQAPSVPGNLAYTEPASGQIRLTWSASTDNVGVTGYDVYANGALRGSVNGSTLTYTDSQSASTTVSYYVRAKDAAGNQSANSNTVTRTGTGNPPTGSNLAIGKPITASGYVHTFVATNANDNNVATYWEGNGNPSTLTVQLGANASLSQVVVKLNPDSAWGARTQNITVLGRDQGSSSFTTLVGAANYTFNPGSGNTVTIPVSGAAADVRLSIASNTGAPAGQVAEFQVFGTPAPNPDLTVTGMSFSPSAPVETSTITLSATVRNAGSAASGATGVNFYLGATRVGTASVGGLAAGASTTVSASIGTRDSGSYPLSAKVDESNTVVESDDTNNSYSNPSPLVVSPVATSDLVASSVAWSPGNPSAGNTVTFSVSVRNAGSVASASGAHGITLTVLNESGTVVRTLTGSYSGVINAGATVGPINLGTWTAANGKYTVRVVLAADGNELPVKQANNTSDRPLFVGRGANMPYDMYEAEDGAVGGGASVVGPNREVGDLAGEASGRRAVTLNSTGSYVEFTTRASTNTLVTRFSIPDAPGGGGINSTLNVYVNGTFHKAIDLTSRYAWLYGNETSPGNSPSAGGPRHIYDEANVMLNSTVPAGSKIRLQKDPANTTTYAIDFINTEQVAPIANPDPARYTTPTGFTHQDVQNALDRVRMDTTGNLIGVYLPAGNYSTSSKFQVYGKAVQVTGAGPWYTRFNAPSGQDNTDIGFRAENSAANSSFKNFAYFGNYTSRIDGPGKVFDFSNVSNIVIDNIWNEHMVCLYWGANTDYMTIKNSRIRNMFADGINMTNGSTNNLVSNNDARATGDDSFALFSAIDAGGADMKDNIYENLTSTLTWRAAGVAVYGGYGNTFRNIYIADTLVYSGITISSLDFGYPMNGFGASPPTRFENISIVRAGGHFWGSQTFPAIWVFSASKVFQGIRVSDVDIVDPTYSGIMFQTNYVGGQPQNPITDTVFTNISISGARKSGDAYDAKSGFAIWANPMPEAGQGPAVGSVTFNNLRLSNNAVDIQNPTSTFTINRN, via the coding sequence ATGTCCAGAAACGGCACCAGACGAGGCACGCCGCCGACCGGCGCGCCCACTCCCGTCCCCGGCACCACCCGCTCCGGCCGTCGGCGGCTGCTCTCCAGCGTGCTCGCCGGGATGCTCCTCGTCACCGCACCGGTCGTCACCCCCGCGGCGGCCAGCGCGGCACCAGTTTCCGACCCGGTCGCGGCCGCCGCCCGCGTCGCCATGCTCGCCGGGCTCTCCGCCACCATGACCGCCAGCAGCTACAACCAGAACTACGTGGCGAGCAACGCCAACGACGGCAACGCGTCGACCTACTGGGAGAGCGCCAACAACGCGTTCCCGCAGTGGATCCAGGCCGACCTGGGCGCCACTGTCAGCGTGGACCGGGTGGTGCTCAAGCTGCCGCCCGCGTCGGACTGGCAGACCCGCACCCAGACGCTGTCGGTGCTCGGCTCCACCAACGGCTCGTCCTTCACCACCCTGAAGGCGTCCGCCGGCTACACCTTCAACCCGGCCAGCGGCAACACCGCGACGGTCAGCTTCACCGCCGCCAGCACCCGCTACGTACGGGTGCAGGTCACCGGCAACACCGGTTGGCCGGCCGCCCAGCTCTCCGAGGTCGAGGTCTACGGTGCTGCCGGCAACACCGACACCCAGGCGCCGAGCGTTCCCGGCAACCTCGCGTACACCGAGCCGGCCAGTGGGCAGATCCGGCTCACCTGGTCGGCGTCGACCGACAACGTCGGGGTGACCGGGTACGACGTCTACGCCAACGGCGCGTTGCGCGGCAGCGTCAACGGCTCGACGCTCACGTACACCGACAGCCAGTCGGCCAGCACCACGGTCTCGTACTACGTGCGGGCCAAGGACGCGGCCGGCAACCAGTCGGCGAACAGCAACACCGTGACCCGGACCGGCACCGGCAACCCGCCGACCGGTTCCAACCTGGCGATCGGCAAGCCGATCACCGCCTCCGGGTACGTGCACACGTTCGTGGCCACCAACGCCAACGACAACAACGTGGCCACCTACTGGGAGGGCAACGGCAACCCGAGCACGCTGACCGTGCAGCTCGGCGCGAACGCCAGCCTCAGCCAGGTCGTGGTGAAGCTGAACCCGGACTCGGCGTGGGGTGCGCGTACGCAGAACATCACAGTGCTCGGCCGGGACCAGGGCTCGTCGAGCTTCACCACCCTGGTCGGCGCGGCGAACTACACCTTCAACCCGGGCAGCGGCAACACGGTGACCATCCCGGTCTCCGGTGCGGCGGCCGACGTACGGCTCTCGATCGCCTCGAACACCGGCGCCCCGGCCGGGCAGGTGGCCGAGTTCCAGGTCTTCGGCACTCCCGCGCCGAATCCGGACCTGACCGTGACCGGCATGTCGTTCAGCCCGTCCGCACCCGTGGAGACCAGCACCATCACGCTCTCCGCGACAGTGCGTAACGCGGGCTCGGCGGCCTCCGGCGCGACAGGAGTCAACTTCTACCTGGGTGCCACCCGGGTCGGCACCGCGTCGGTCGGCGGCCTGGCGGCCGGCGCCTCGACCACGGTCAGCGCCAGCATCGGCACCCGGGACTCCGGCAGCTACCCGCTCAGCGCGAAGGTGGACGAGTCGAACACCGTCGTCGAGTCCGACGACACCAACAACAGCTACTCCAACCCCAGCCCGCTGGTGGTCAGCCCGGTCGCCACGTCGGACCTGGTCGCCTCGTCGGTGGCCTGGTCGCCGGGCAACCCGTCGGCCGGCAACACGGTCACCTTCTCGGTGTCGGTGCGCAACGCCGGCAGTGTGGCGTCCGCGTCCGGCGCGCACGGCATCACGCTCACCGTGCTCAACGAGTCCGGCACCGTGGTCCGTACCCTGACTGGCTCGTACTCCGGCGTGATCAACGCCGGTGCCACGGTCGGCCCGATCAACCTGGGCACCTGGACCGCCGCGAACGGTAAGTACACCGTCCGGGTGGTGCTCGCCGCCGACGGCAACGAGCTGCCGGTCAAGCAGGCCAACAACACCAGTGACCGCCCGCTCTTCGTCGGTCGCGGCGCCAACATGCCGTACGACATGTACGAGGCCGAGGACGGCGCGGTCGGCGGCGGCGCCAGCGTCGTCGGGCCGAACCGGGAGGTCGGAGACCTGGCCGGCGAGGCGTCCGGTCGGCGGGCGGTGACCCTCAACTCGACCGGCAGCTACGTCGAGTTCACCACCCGGGCCAGCACCAACACGCTGGTCACCCGCTTCTCCATCCCGGACGCCCCGGGCGGCGGGGGGATCAACTCCACGCTGAACGTCTACGTCAACGGCACGTTCCACAAGGCCATCGACCTGACGTCCCGGTACGCCTGGCTCTACGGCAACGAGACCAGCCCGGGCAACTCGCCGAGCGCCGGCGGGCCGCGGCACATCTACGACGAAGCCAACGTCATGCTCAACTCCACCGTCCCGGCCGGCAGCAAAATCCGCCTCCAGAAGGACCCGGCCAACACCACCACGTACGCCATCGACTTCATCAACACGGAGCAGGTGGCGCCGATCGCCAACCCGGACCCGGCGCGCTACACCACGCCGACCGGCTTCACCCACCAGGACGTGCAGAACGCCCTGGACCGGGTGCGGATGGACACCACCGGCAACCTGATCGGGGTGTACCTGCCGGCCGGCAACTACTCCACCTCGTCGAAGTTCCAGGTGTACGGCAAGGCGGTGCAGGTGACCGGCGCCGGCCCCTGGTACACCCGGTTCAACGCTCCATCGGGCCAGGACAACACCGACATCGGCTTCCGGGCCGAGAACTCGGCCGCGAACTCGTCCTTCAAGAACTTCGCCTACTTCGGCAACTACACCTCGCGGATCGACGGTCCGGGCAAGGTGTTCGACTTCTCCAACGTGTCGAACATCGTGATCGACAACATCTGGAACGAGCACATGGTGTGCCTCTACTGGGGCGCGAACACCGACTACATGACGATCAAGAACTCCCGGATCCGCAACATGTTCGCCGACGGCATCAACATGACCAACGGCAGCACCAACAACCTGGTCAGCAACAACGACGCCCGGGCCACCGGCGACGACAGCTTCGCGTTGTTCTCGGCGATCGACGCGGGCGGCGCCGACATGAAGGACAACATCTACGAGAACCTGACCTCGACCCTCACCTGGCGGGCCGCCGGTGTGGCCGTCTACGGCGGCTACGGCAACACGTTCCGCAACATCTACATCGCGGACACCCTGGTCTACTCGGGCATCACCATCAGCTCGCTCGACTTCGGCTACCCGATGAACGGCTTCGGCGCGAGCCCGCCGACCCGGTTCGAGAACATCTCGATCGTGCGGGCCGGTGGGCACTTCTGGGGCTCGCAGACCTTCCCGGCGATCTGGGTCTTCTCCGCCTCGAAGGTGTTCCAGGGCATCCGGGTCAGCGACGTCGACATCGTCGATCCGACCTACAGCGGCATCATGTTCCAGACCAACTACGTCGGCGGGCAGCCGCAGAACCCGATCACCGACACGGTCTTCACGAACATCTCGATCAGCGGGGCCCGTAAGAGCGGTGACGCCTACGACGCGAAGTCCGGCTTCGCCATCTGGGCCAACCCGATGCCGGAGGCTGGGCAGGGGCCGGCCGTCGGGTCCGTCACCTTCAACAACCTGCGGCTGAGCAACAACGCGGTGGACATCCAGAACCCCACGTCAACCTTCACCATCAACCGCAACTGA